In Myxocyprinus asiaticus isolate MX2 ecotype Aquarium Trade chromosome 8, UBuf_Myxa_2, whole genome shotgun sequence, a single genomic region encodes these proteins:
- the soul5l gene encoding heme-binding protein 2 translates to MTLLFSLMMMMMMMMVCVATSTVGSCNSQECLQFELLCRTEDYEVRRYSATRWISTDAEAYFLGVGAAMAFRRLYHYISGDNKEGVKFELTAPVLVEVPEERKMWEPAIYTLSFLLPSAYQERPPTPTNDKLYFSDMPDMDVYVRCYGGWMLSITSQLHAHLLTKALLRANAQYNHTHHYAVGYDSPLKLLNRHNEVWYVVEGDPVCGHNLTSNPADAH, encoded by the exons AT GACTCTGCTGTTCAgtttaatgatgatgatgatgatgatgatggtgtgtGTGGCCACCAGCACTGTTGG GTCTTGTAATTCTCAAGAATGTCTGCAGTTTGAGCTGCTCTGCAGGACTGAAGATTATGAA gttcGTCGGTACTCGGCCACACGGTGGATCTCTACAGACGCTGAGGCGTATTTTCTCGGTGTGGGAGCGGCGATGGCTTTCAGACGACTCTACCATTATATATCAGGAGACAATAAAGAGG gtgtaaagtttgaGCTGACGGCTCCGGTACTTGTTGAAGTTCCTGAGGAAAGGAAGATGTGGGAACCAGCGATCTACACGCTCAGCTTCCTGCTTCCATCAGCCTATCAGGAGAGACCGCCCACACCCACCAATGACAAG CTGTATTTCTCTGATATGCCCGATATGGACGTGTACGTGAGGTGTTACGGAGGCTGGATGCTGTCAATCACGTCTCAACTCCACGCCCACCTGCTGACCAAAGCACTGCTCAGAGCGAACGCACAATATAACCACACACACCACTACGCTGTGGGCTAcgacag tcctCTGAAGTTGTTGAACAGACACAATGAGGTGTGGTACGTGGTTGAGGGAGATCCAGTGTGTGGACACAATCTCACATCAAACCCAGCTGATGCACACTAA
- the LOC127445499 gene encoding calmodulin-regulated spectrin-associated protein 3-like has protein sequence MMDASAENRTAPVPEISPLDRYDSTRAKSRASVRWLLTRAHGSEESVPEGLKEALSSDQDGGMCPALERLLLSGDLYCRVFSSHTLMSITAPPRDLGTLLQLLNRYGVTPLHSDKHNPVEETQLTQKPINMGAHLAVIDALMSLSAMETVGRVKMAKETDQFGGNTSWENSLLFWINKVNQKLRESSNVQENQKPNTCTDLQVVQPSCPQRWYWKLVPHAIAFCLKESGNKPPVIRYRKDKIQSQQTPVFVLVSGVKDLSNGCAIATAFHFYCPQILPLEEVCLKDTMSVADSLYNLQLIREFCESQLKSCCPLQLEDLLYAPPTLQLNIMCFLSELFAVFEVQKPDFVKPTHTLDLTDASDLVECMSPISGNSNSGCPSFLLKQPFGPQSSLMSEGRGWGKKQISRPLSAVAFSIPFPLDSDVDVVMGNPLFRSVSTDSLTMATNPGPYTPPEDLSKLIGQAPLEELPTIEEALQIIHTARPVHNEPRLRPEGAPSGFYLHSPEEGGTRLSSSAPCQSGMMYRPVGVEPDNSGNRGGGKHQPVGSRGDDSVLHDGNLESNTSEDFPKTSSSPANVPKSSRMTNFAERRRKIPESPSNSSSQDIEEPFSPAGMSPVGVAEAQELGARLEEKRRSIEAQKRRIEAIFTKHRQRLGKTAFLKLQKKQGEEAEDDSQTLSLEKRLTLMEHQLQQDEDKEKEEDKKKQEEEKGKDGEQKKSTSDVVAPPKLEKQVTFSVETKKEEEKEPPLEEYNEVVAKLSSTLQSLQKDMQRLTEQQQKLMGKKTMSSPKNTPSNKTPPSSKALVKPPATPPHLSRDSTHIISPSGSPSRSRQPYDTPRSPKSSASSTPRKSRNAAPKSAKWQCPSRPTDLSFQPIKRVLTPPQNVDKLPHLRRVSPSKCQVQTSSSLRLGGPCTLQDSSQQPAPAQESTSESGSSDHHTPIFTLELEAGPPSALPAELLGGGCSSGAPSECSFESDVLLSSAPMKDEREETEGVGTLEDDTDLEQGPEIFSSDSMSDQTDSESRMGLDVFFKEEGLSEEEMAQKRALLLERQQRRAQEIKRRKHGQDPENSQQSSSDDLQPSQTPPLSQSLPTTSYTPPPPSQATPLGTPQRWGSFTRAEYERRHQLKIMADLEKILKQKPAKHSGKKQLTHKPHNNHELIRTLSPGKNRAVTHSAAANKKDGGSQPTDKPASQSDSPSKVMSSGQSANQNREKDCENGSNPSSPASIPEYTGPKLFKEPSFKSNKFIIHNALSRCCLAGKVNESQKNKIIEEMEKSSASHFLILLRDSTCQFRAVYTLDSQSGELQRLCGVGPRIISSSAVEAIYKYSSDRKQFNTLPSRTLSMSVDAFTIPAQLWHSKKHGTPKKAATPSKTTPSHRNKPV, from the exons agagtgtTCCCGAGGGCCTGAAGGAGGCGCTGTCCTCTGATCAGGATGGAGGAATGTGTCCTGCTCTCGAGCGCCTCCTGCTGTCCGGTGATCTGTACTGCCGTGTCTTCTCCTCACACACTCTCATGAGCATCACAGCGCCCCCTCGAGATCTCGGCACTCTACTGCAGCTGCTAAACCGCTACGGTGTCACACCGCTTCATTCGGACAAGCATAACCCGGTTGAAGAGACACAACTCACCCAGAAACCCATTAACATG GGAGCCCATCTGGCGGTAATTGATGCGTTGATGTCACTGAGTGCCATGGAAACAGTGGGTCGGGTCAAGATGGCGAAGGAGACCGATCAGTTTGGTGGCAACACAAGCTGGGAGAACTCTCTGCTCTTCTGGATCAACAAG gtgAATCAGAAGTTGAGGGAAAGTTCTAATGTTCAGGAGAACCAGAAACCAAACACCTGCACAGACCTGCAAGTCGTTCAGCCATCC TGTCCTCAGCGCTGGTACTGGAAACTGGTCCCC CATGCCATCGCATTTTGTTTGAAGGAGTCGGGGAATAAACCTCCTGTG atCCGGTACAGGAAGGATAAGATTCAGTCTCAGCAGACTCCAGTGTTTGTGTTGGTGTCTGGTGTGAAGGATCTGTCTAACGGTTGTGCCATCGCCACTGCGTTTCACTTCTACTGTCCACAGATTCTGCCCTTAGAGG aGGTGTGTTTAAAGGACACAATGTCTGTGGCAGACAGTTTGTACAATCTGCAGCTGATCAGAGAGTTTTGTGAAAGCCAATTGAAGAGCTGCTGCCCCCTACAGCTGGAGGACTTACTGTATGCCCCGCCCACTTTACAG CTGAACATCATGTGCTTCCTTTCTGAGCTGTTCGCCGTATTTGAAGTGCAGAAGCCAGATTTCgtcaaacccacccacacactggACCTAACAG ATGCGTCTGATCTGGTTGAGTGCATGAGTCCCATCAGTGGCAACAGCAACAG TGGTTGTCCGTCTTTCCTTCTGAAGCAGCCATTCGGGCCTCAGTCCTCCTTGATGTCTG aAGGACGAGGCTGGGGCAAAAAACAAATCAG CCGTCCTCTCTCTGCTGTGGCCTTCAGCATCCCATTCCCTCTGGACAGTGATGTTGATGTTGTCATGGGCAACCCTCTCTTTCGTTCTGTCAGCACTGACagcctcaccatggcaaccaaCCCCGGCCCTTACACGCCCCCAGAGGATCTGAGCAAGCTTATTGGTCAGGCTCCGCTAGAGGAGTTGCCTACCATAGAGGAGGCATTACAGATCATTCATACAGCTCGTCCTGTGCACAATGAGCCTCGTCTACGGCCAGAGGGGGCGCCGTCTGGCTTCTATCTCCACTCCCCAGAGGAGGGTGGGACCAGACTGAGCAGCTCTGCACCCTGTCAGTCAGGGATGATGTATCGGCCAGTGGGAGTAGAGCCTGATAACAGTGGAAACCGAGGTGGTGGCAAACATCAGCCTGTTGGTTCTCGAGGCGATGACTCAGTACTGCATGATGGAAATCTAGAGTCCAACACATCAGAAGACTTTCCCAAAACCTCCTCAAGCCCTGCCAACGTCCCCAAGTCTAGCCGAATGACAAATTTTGCAGAGCGCAGGAGGAAGATACCGGAATCTCCCAGTAATTCCAGTTCCCAGGACATAGAGGAGCCATTCAGCCCTGCAGGGATGAGTCCTGTTGGGGTAGCAGAGGCGCAAGAGTTGGGGGCACGTCTGGAGGAGAAACGTAGATCAATAGAAGCTCAGAAGAGACGAATTGAAGCCATCTTCACCAAGCACAGACAGAGGCTTGGCAAGACTGCCTTCCTTAAGCTCCAGAAGAAACAAGGGGAAGAGGCGGAAGACGACAGTCAGACCCTCAGTCTGGAGAAACGACTTACCCTAATGGAGCATCAGCTTCAACAGGATGAGGACAAAGAAAAAGAGGAGGATAAGAAGAAACAGGAGGAGGAAAAAGGGAAGGATGGGGAGCAAAAGAAGAGCACCAGTGATGTTGTAGCTCCTCCCAAACTGGAGAAACAGGTGACCTTCTCtgttgaaacaaagaaagaggaggagaaagagCCACCATTGGAGGAATACAATGAGGTGGTGGCTAAGCTGAGCTCCACCCTCCAGTCCTTGCAGAAGGACATGCAGAGGCTTACGGAACAACAACAAAAGCTCATGGGAAAGAAAACCATGAGTTCTCCAAAAAACACCCCCTCAAATAAGACGCCCCCCTCTAGTAAGGCATTGGTCAAACCCCCTGCCACACCCCCTCATCTTTCAAGAGACTCCACCCATATCATTTCACCCTCTGGATCTCCATCACGGTCAAGACAACCTTATGACACACCCAGATCCCCCAAAAGCTCTGCATCATCCACTCCACGCAAGTCCCGTAATGCTGCTCCCAAGAGCGCCAAATGGCAGTGTCCCTCTCGCCCCACGGACCTCAGCTTCCAGCCTATCAAGCGTGTCCTTACGCCCCCACAGAATGTCGACAAGCTCCCCCATCTGCGGCGTGTGTCTCCGAGCAAGTGTCAGGTGCAGACTTCATCCTCGTTACGGCTCGGAGGTCCATGCACGCTACAAGACTCTTCACAGCAACCTGCTCCAGCCCAAGAGAGCACCTCTGAATCAGGCTCCAGCGACCATCACACCCCCATCTTCACCCTGGAGCTTGAGGCCGGACCTCCGTCTGCACTCCCAGCTGAACTGTTAGGAGGTGGGTGCAGCTCAGGTGCCCCATCGGAGTGCTCGTTTGAAAGTGATGTTCTTCTCAGCAGCGCTCCCATGAAAGATGAAAGGGAGGAGACTGAGGGTGTGGGAACACTTGAGGACGACACAGATCTAGAACAAGGTCCAGAAATATTCTCATCAGACTCCATGAGTGACCAGACAGATAGCGAGAGCCGAATGGGGCTCGATGTTTTCTTTAAG GAGGAGGGTCTCTCGGAAGAGGAAATGGCCCAGAAAAGAGCTCTGTTGCTGGAGAGACAGCAAAGACGAGCTCAAGAGATCAAGAGACGAAAACATGGACAAGACCCTGAGAATAG TCAACAGTCTTCCTCAGATGACCTGCAACCTTCTCAGACTCCACCTCTTTCACAGTCGCTACCCACCACATCATACACCCCACCCCCTCCCTCACAGGCCACACCCCTTGGTACACCCCAGCGGTGGGGATCATTCACACGGGCTGAATATGAACGGCGTCATCAACTAAAGATCATGGCGGATCTAGAGAAGATTCTGAAACAGAAACCAGCAAAACACAGTGGCAAAAAACAACTTACACACAAACCACACAACAACCATGAGCTAATTCGCACACTCTCGCCAGGGAAGAATAGAGCAG TAACACACTCAGCTGCAGCTAACAAGAAGGATGGTGGATCTCAGCCAACTGATAAACCAGCAAG TCAATCAGATTCACCCTCAAAGGTGATGTCATCAGGCCAGTCGGCCAATCAGAATAGAGAGAAAGACTGTGAAAATGGTTCCAACCCCTCGTCTCCAGCTTCAATCCCAGAATACACCG GTCCTAAATTGTTTAAAGAACCCAGTTTTAAATCTAACAAGTTCATCATACACAACGCACTCTCACGCTGCTGCCTTGCGGGCAAAGTCAACGAATCGCAGAAAAACAAGATCATAGAG GAGATGGAGAAGAGCTCGGCCAGTCACTTCCTGATTCTCCTGCGAGATTCTACTTGCCAGTTCCGTGCGGTCTACACTCTAGACAGCCAATCAGGGGAGCTGCAGCGGCTCTGTGGTGTTGGCCCACGTATAATCTCCTCTTCGGCCGTGGAGGCCATCTATAAATATAGCTCCGACAGGAAGCAGTTCAACACACTTCCGTCTCGAACCCTGAGCATGAGTGTCGATGCCTTCACGATCCCCGCCCAGCTGTGGCATAGCAAGAAACATGGCACGCCCAAAAAAGCAGCCACACCCTCCAAAACAACCCCCTCCCACAGAAATAAACCTGTCTGA